Below is a genomic region from Xylanibacillus composti.
TCGCGAATACTTGTCTCATGGAAGTATCGTACCCGTCATTCGGTCCGTCGTAGTGGTAAGGAATGCCTGGAATTGGCGCCCGGAAGAACGATTCAAAATCATAATCCTTCTGCACTTCCATAAGCTCTCCCAATTGGGCAGCCTCCTTGGGAGTAGCCTCGATTTCGAATTCATATGCGGCATCTCCCTGATTCTCAAGGATGGTGGCGGCTTGAACGGAAACATAATATGTGCGTTTATCCACGCGAATCCCCCTTTAGCGCAATAATAATAAAATGAGAATCGCCGACCCGATGGCAACCAAAATCGGTGTAGCGATATAGGCCCAGAAGATGGGATTATTGCGAACCATGTGCTTGACCTGTTCCGGTTCCGTCCCTTTATCCAATTCCCTCCGCTTTTGCTTCTGAATCATGACCACCGATATGACCCAGGCGAGGCCAATGATGCCGGCGACGATCCACATGGACATGCTCAAGGTTTCAAACATAAGATTTGGCTCCATTCGTATTAGAATTGCTGTTCTCATTGTGTGCAAAACGAATGGTTTCATACCTAAGCCAGGACAAAAAAAGCCCGTCGCTCCGATAAAGGAACGAAGGGCATGCCTTGAAGCGGCCAGCAAGTCAGCGATAGGGAACGTGGACTAACGCTGCCGCGCCAATCAAACCTACATCCTGCTGCAGGGCGGCGGGCACGATTTGTGTCATTCGCCCGGTCGGATTAAGGGCGAGCGTGGACACATACTGGCGAACAGCCTTGAACAGCGGTTCGCCGACTTGGGACACGCCGCCGCCGATCACGATCATTTGCGGGTCCAAGGTATTGATCAGGGAAACACAGCCCATGCCAGTGTAAGTGAACACCTGTTCAATCAGCTTCTTCAGCTCGGCATGTCCTTGATCGGCGCTGGCGAACGCTTCCTGTGTCGATGTTGGGCGGCCCAAGATTTCGCTGGCTTTTCTAGCTATGGCTGTCCCGGAACCTACCCATTCCCAGCAGCCTTTCTGACCGCATACGCAAGTGCCTTGAGAAGGGTCGATCACAATATGTCCCGCATCGCCGGCATTGCCGGATGCCCCTGTCAACAGCTTGCCATTCATGAAGATGCCGGCGCCAATGCCGGTGCTGATCGTCACATAGACGAAATTCGCACACCCTTTGGCAGCGCCGATCCAATGCTCGGCCAGCGTGGCAGCGGTTGCATCATTCTCCATAACGATCGACAGATTCAGATGCTTCTTAAGCTCTGCCACCAGAGCGAAATCTCGCCAGTTAGGCAAGTTGGGCGGACAAGTAATGCGTCCTCCCGCAGGGTCGAGCGGACCGGGCGCGCCAATGCCAATACCGAGCATATGCTCCTGTTCCAAACGGTTCGCGGCCATTAATCGCTTGATTGCTTCGGCAATGCGCGAGACCATGTCCTCCGGGGAGATGGATAAGTCTGTAGGGAGCGACTCCCGCGTAATCACCCGTCCTTCGCCATCCACAATGCCGATGGCGACCTTGGTGCCGCCTATATCGATCCCGATTGCATAACTCATGATGAACGCCTCCATAATGAATTTCCTATTCTTTATCACAGTAGCAGACCAAAATCGGGAATGCAACGAGATGTGCCGGCCGCTTGATGGGAACATGCTGCTTCTGCCCCAGGTGCCTGGAAGATGAGCGGACGACATCGTGTAAAAAAACGCAAAACGGATAAGCTAATGACGGGTTATTCTGAGGAAAGGGTGCATGGCATGGCGAATGAGCTGTTGTTCCACTTTTCGGATCGAAGCGGTGCCGAGCTGGCTTTCGATACGCTGCAGGAGCTGGGGTACAAGCCAAAGCTGTCCGCTGACCGAAAATATGTGCAAATACATTTGGAGTCTGATGACCTGACTTCGGCTTTGGAGATTTCGCAAGCGTCCGGCGGGACATTGGTGGAGGAGCCTGCCGGGCAGCAGCATGCTGTTTTTCAGCAGGCTTATCCGATACAGGAAGGATACGAGGAAGGGCTTGCAGCGCGAGAAGATACGGCTGAAACGCTTCGACTGCCTGCCCATCTGGTGACCGAGGATTTCCCCGAATTTTATATGCAGCCTGAGTCCGAAACCTAATAACGGCATCCCAAAAAACCGGAAAGCTGACCAGCTCCGGTTTTTTTGCTGTTTGCTCCGGTCATCAGCACCTGACTAGGAAGTGGAAGACGCCGCTTTTTCCAGGGCGGCTTGCTCGGCGGCATGCATGCCGGCCGTATAGCCGGTTGCGAAAGCTGCTGTAATGTTGTATCCACCCGTGTAGCCGTGGACGTCAAGGATTTCGCCGCAGAAGTACAAGCCGCTCATCAGCTTGGAGCCCATCGTTTTCGGATGGATTTCCTTCAGATGCACGCCCCCGCCCGTTACAAAAGCCTCTTCAATCGACAAGGTTCCGTCTATCGCAATCGGGAAAGCTTTCACAAGCGCCGTCAAGTCCTGCCAAGGCTGCTTCGGCAGATGATCGCAGGTTATGGCGCCATCCAGCTTCGCACGATCGAGCAGCAAGGGGACAAGACGATCAGGCAGCCATACCTTCAGCATATTGCGAAGCAGTTTGCGCGGCTCGTTCTTCCAGGCTCGCTGCCACTCTATAGACAGCTCCTCCTTGGAGAAAGGAGGGAACAGATCAATCGTCAGTTGAACCGGTTTGCCGCCGGCCTTTTTTTGCTCCTTCACAACGAACTGGCTGCAGCGCAGGGCTGCCGGTCCCGACAGGCCGAAATGGGTAAACAGCATGTCGCCTTCATGGCTGATCGCGAGTTTGCCCTTCTCATTCCATACTGACAACGTCACATTGCGCAAGGACAAGCCCTGCAGCTCCCGGTTGCGGATAAAAGCCTCACTGGACCGCAATGGCACTTCTGTCGGGTACAGCTCTGTGATCGTATGTCCGGCTGCCTCCGCCCAAGCGAAGCCGTCCCCGGTGCTTCCCGTGTGCGGCACCGACTTGCCGCCAGTAGCGATAATGACACAGCGGCTGTGCAGGATTTCTCCCGAATTGAGACGGACCCCCGCCGTATGCCCGTACTCATACAGCACTTCCTTAACCGGAGCATGCGTATAAATCTCCACGCCAAGCGCTGTGACTTTCCGTATGAGCGCGTCCACGACGGTCTTGGCCTTGTCGCTGACCGGGAACATCCGGCCGTTGTCTTCCTCTTTCAGCCGAATTCCCAGCTGCTCGAAGAAAGCGATAATATCCCGGTTGCTGAAGTGGCTGAAGGCGCTGTAAAGGAAGCGCCCGTTGCCGGGAATGTTCCGGATGAGCTCGTCCAGTTCCTTGGCATTCGTGACATTGCATCGCCCGCCGCCCGAAATGCCCAGCTTTCGTCCAAGCTTGTCTCCTTTGTCCACCAGCGCGACAGATGCGCCGCGCTCCCCTGCAGCCACCGCGGCCATCAGTCCGGAAGGGCCGCCGCCAATAATGATGATATCGTGCTGCATCTTCACTCTGCTTTCCCTTCACCTTGAAATTTTCTCTAATTGTAGCACACTTTATTTTAGCAGGAGAAATAGGAGCGGGGATGGAACACGGTTTCTTTTTTGATTAAAGCTATGGCGCTCGGCCACATCAGGCAGCCTTGTCCCCGTTAACCCGCAGTGCTGGGGGAGAAAAAGCTTCATGCCCACTCACCCGCAGCGCTGCCAGTCCGCAAACTTCACTTTTTCTTTTTGCCCGTGCTTTTCCTGGAATGGGTCTTGCCCTTGGTCTTGCCAGCCGGCACAGCGCTTGGGAGAAAAAGCACCTCGCCGGGATGGATGACATCCGTCTCTTGAATTTGGTCGTTCGCCTGCAGCAAATTGGCCCTTGTCACATTGAACTTTTCCGCGATGCTGTAGAGAGAATCGCCGTACTGCACTACGTAGAACCGCCCGTACAGTTTCTGCAAACCGGCTGCTGTCGGGATCCGCACTTTACTCACCTCCTCTTTACCTTATGGGCTTTCGTCACAAGCGGGCACGGCACATGCCTATGC
It encodes:
- a CDS encoding ROK family protein, with the protein product MSYAIGIDIGGTKVAIGIVDGEGRVITRESLPTDLSISPEDMVSRIAEAIKRLMAANRLEQEHMLGIGIGAPGPLDPAGGRITCPPNLPNWRDFALVAELKKHLNLSIVMENDATAATLAEHWIGAAKGCANFVYVTISTGIGAGIFMNGKLLTGASGNAGDAGHIVIDPSQGTCVCGQKGCWEWVGSGTAIARKASEILGRPTSTQEAFASADQGHAELKKLIEQVFTYTGMGCVSLINTLDPQMIVIGGGVSQVGEPLFKAVRQYVSTLALNPTGRMTQIVPAALQQDVGLIGAAALVHVPYR
- a CDS encoding NAD(P)/FAD-dependent oxidoreductase — protein: MQHDIIIIGGGPSGLMAAVAAGERGASVALVDKGDKLGRKLGISGGGRCNVTNAKELDELIRNIPGNGRFLYSAFSHFSNRDIIAFFEQLGIRLKEEDNGRMFPVSDKAKTVVDALIRKVTALGVEIYTHAPVKEVLYEYGHTAGVRLNSGEILHSRCVIIATGGKSVPHTGSTGDGFAWAEAAGHTITELYPTEVPLRSSEAFIRNRELQGLSLRNVTLSVWNEKGKLAISHEGDMLFTHFGLSGPAALRCSQFVVKEQKKAGGKPVQLTIDLFPPFSKEELSIEWQRAWKNEPRKLLRNMLKVWLPDRLVPLLLDRAKLDGAITCDHLPKQPWQDLTALVKAFPIAIDGTLSIEEAFVTGGGVHLKEIHPKTMGSKLMSGLYFCGEILDVHGYTGGYNITAAFATGYTAGMHAAEQAALEKAASSTS
- a CDS encoding LysM peptidoglycan-binding domain-containing protein is translated as MRIPTAAGLQKLYGRFYVVQYGDSLYSIAEKFNVTRANLLQANDQIQETDVIHPGEVLFLPSAVPAGKTKGKTHSRKSTGKKKK